DNA from Brachyspira aalborgi:
TATACATACACATAGGCGGCATTACTATACGATTTTTAATTTCAAGATTTCCTATTTTTAATGGCGTAAATAAATTACTTTTTTCAGGTTTCATTTTTTCCTCCGTAGAATTTTTATTAAATAATTATATTGAATATAATATATAAGAAATATAAATAATTCAAGAGTTTAAATTTTATAGATTACATTGACTTTAAAAAATGTATATCGATTATCTCGCCGTCTTCTTTTATATAAATCGCAAATATATCGTATTTGTCGTATATAATAACTTCAAAAAATAATTTTTCGTAGATTTTATCGTATTTATTAGCGTAAACTATTTTTGGATTTTTAAAATTTTTACTTATTGAATTAAGAATTTTTTTAGGCAAAACTTCTTGAGGTATCGGCTCAAAAGAACTGTCTATTTTAATCCAATCTCCATATCCGTTAAAAGATATTATAGCTTCATTTTCAAGAGTCACTTTATATATATCGTCTTCTAAAGAAATATTATTTATTTTAAAATCGGGAAATACTAAATGCATAAAATTAAAAGCGTTTTTCGGCAAATCTTGAGCGTTTAGAAAATTATAAAATAAAGCGATTATAATAAAAAAGTATTTGTATTGTTTCATAATTCTGCCTCTTTAATTTATTTTATTAAAAAACGGAAATTCCCGAATCTGCTCTCGACTCGCATGCTCCGTATAAAATATTATTTTCGTTTTTAAATATTATCTGTCCTCTTCCAAAATATCCAAAATAATTTTTATCGGATTTTCTAATAATATTATGTCCTAATTTTGAAAGTTTATTTGCTATTTTATTATCGAAGTTATTTTCTATCTCTATAGTTTTTTCTCCAACCCATTGCCATCTTGGTTTATCTAAAGAAGATTGAGGATTTAAATTTTCGTCTATCATATTAGTTAATATTTGCAAATGTCCTTGCGGTTGCATAAAAGCGCCCATAACTCCGAAAGCTCCTATTGGCTTATTGTCTTTGCATAAAAATCCAGGTATTATTGTATGATAAGGTTTTTTTCTAGGCGCTATAAAATTGTCGGATTCTCTATCTAATGAAAAATTAGCTCCTCTATTATGCAAAGCTATTCCCGTTTTTGGAATTACTATTCCCGAACCGAACGCCGTATAATTGCTTTGTATAAAAGAAACCATATTTCCGTCTTTATCTGCGGTAGCTAAATAAACAGTATCGCCTGAAGAAAAAATATTTTCTTTAGGTTGCAAAGTTTTATTTATAGAAATTAATTTAGCTCTTTTTTTAGAATATTCTTTAGAAAGCATTTCTTTTATAGAAGTTTGCATATATTTAATATCGGCGACATATTTTTTCGCGTCGGCAAATGCAAGTTTTAAAGATTCTATTTGAAAATGCAAATTTATCTCTTCAAAATTTTCAAGAATATTCAAAGCCATTAAAACGGTTATTCCATGTCCGTTTGGCGGAATTTCGTAAATATCATAACCTTTATAATTTGTTTTTATCGGCTCAACCCATTCGGGATAATAATCGTTTAAATCTTCTTTTGACAAATAACCTTTATGTTTTTTCATGAATTTGTCTATTTTTTCGGCAATCTCGCCTCTATAAAAACACTCGCTATTAGTTTCGCCAATTTCTTTAAGAGTTTTTGCATGATATGGCAATTTTACTATATCGCCAAGTTCGGGAGGCTTACCGTTAAAAGTAAAAGTTTCAAACCAATATTTAAACTCTTCTATTTTATTATTATTCGATGCATTCAAATAAATATTAAAAGCTTCTTTCCAATCTAATGCGACAGTAGGTTGAATTGCAAATCCTTCTTCGGCGTATTTTATAGCGGGTTTCAAAACTTCGATTAATTTTAATTTTCCAAATCTTTTATTTAACGCAGCCCAAGTTGCAGGAATTCCTCCGACTGTAATCGGAATAAGTCCGTAAAGAGGAATTTTATTTAAATTGAGAGATAATATTTTTTCTATATCCAAATTTTTAGGAGAAAATCCGCTTCCGTTTATAGCGTAAATTTTATTTTTAAAATAAATTATAGCGAAAGCGTCTCCGCCAAGTCCGTTTGAAGTAGGCTCTACAACGGTTAAAGCCGCGGCAGTAGCGATTGCAGAATCGATAGCGTTTCCGCCTTTTTTCAAAATTTCAATTCCCGCCTCTGAAGCTAAAATATTGCTTGTCGCAACCATTCCGTTTTTAGCGAAAATAGAATTTCGTTTTGAAGGATAAGGATTATTATAAAAATCAAAATTCATTTTATTATTATAACATAATTAACATAATATTGAAAGTAAAATTAAAAAAATTATTATAATTGATATTTTTAAAAATAAAAACGATTATTTTATACGACAATTATTTTTTAAGAATCCAATAATTTTTTAGCATACTCGTTGCTAATTCTTGAAATATTTCCCGCTCCTAAAGTTAAAATTATATCTCCGTCTTTTTTCATTTTATCTAATTCGGGAATTATATCGTCTATATTTTTTATATATTTTGTTTTATTATTTCCGTTTTTTACAATATCAAAAATCGTCTCTCCGCTTATGCCTGCAATTTCATTTTCTCCCGCCGCATAAATATCGGTAATGATTAAATTGTCCGCATACTCAAAAGCGTCCTTAAAATAGTTTAATAATAATTCCGTTCGGCTATATCTATGAGGCTGAAATATCGCTATTATTCTTCTGTCTTTATAAGCTAATTTAATCGAAGAGAGAGTCGCTTTTATTTCAGTCGGATGATGGGCATAATCGTCAAATATAATTATTTCTTTGTCATACAATTTATTTAATCTTCTTCCGACTCCTTCAAATGTTTTAAGTCCTTCTTTTATAATTTTTGTATCAATATCTAAATGATAACAAACTCCGATTGAAGCGAGAGAGTTTAAAATATTATGATTTCCAATTAAAGGAATTTCAAATTCTCCTAAAGATTTATTTTTATAATACGCGGTAAAATAAGTCGTTGAAGTTTCAATTCTTATAGAATTTTTATCGACATAAAAATCGTATTTGTCCGAAAAACCGTAAGAATAATATTTTTTAACCGCGCTTTTTGACAAATCTTTAACGACATTATCTTCAAAGCATAAAAAAGAGCATCCGTAAAAAGGAACTTTATTTATAAACTCTAAAAATGCAACTCTCAAATTTTCAACATTTTTATAATAATCCAAATGGTCGTTATCGATATTTGTCACGATATTAATAACGGGCGATAATCTCAAAAAACTTCCATCGCTTTCATCGGCTTCGCAAACCAAATATTCGCTATTCAAATCTTCGCATAGAGCGTTGCTTTTCAAATTAAAATGATTTCCGCCTATTATACAAATGGGATTTAAATCCGCGTAAACCATTATTTGACTTATTAAAGATGTTGTAGTAGTTTTTCCATGAGAACCTGAAATTGCTATTCCATATTTTAAACGCATGAGTTCGGCAAGCATTTCGCCTCTTGAGATAACCATAATCTTTTTTTTCTTCGCTTCTATTATCTCCTCGTTAGTCGGACTTATAGCAGAAGAAGTGACAACCGCTATAATATCGTCTTCTATATTTTTAGCTTTATGTCCGTAAAAAATTTTTATTCCGCTTTTTTCCAAAGATTTTGTTTTTTCCGTTTTTGATAAATCGCTTCCCGTTATCGTATAACCCATAGCGTTTAGGACGCTCGCAATCGCGCTCATTCCAATTCCGCCTATTCCTACAAAATGTATTTTTTCTTTTTTCTTCGTAAACATATTTTAAGCGTATCCTATTCTGTTAATAATTTAATTTATAAAATTACTTTTTAATTTTTATTTTATCCGTTTCTAATTTATCAATAATATCGGCTACTATTGAAGAAACAGATTTTGCAGTAAAATTTTTCTTAATATTATTTCGCATTGTTTGAAGTCTTTCATTATTATTTAAATTTTTTATTATAATATTGCTTAATTTATCTTTATCAAGTTCGGCTTCTTCCATTAAATAAGCCATATCTTTATTTGACAAATCCAAAGCGTTATAATATTGATGATTATTTGCAGCATAAGGAAAAGGAATTAAAATCGAAGGAAGATTAACCGCCAATATCTCGCTTATAGAACTGCTTCCCGCTCTCGAAACCATAAAATCCGCCGCATGCATCAAAGTCGGCATATCTCTATAATAACTATGAACGGTTATATTATTTAATTTAGCAATATTAACTTTTTCAATCATTTGATTTGCCCATTTCGGACCTGCAAGCCAAACTATGCGCAAATTTTCAACTTTACTTTGAATAGGTTTTATGCATTCAAAAAATAATTCGTTTAATTTCAAAGCGCCTTGAGAGCCTCCCATGATTACGAGCAGTTTTTCGTTTTCTTTTAATCGCATTACATTTCTTGCGCTTTCTCTATTAACCACAAAAAAATCTTCTCTAACGGGATTTCCAAAAACTTTTCCTTTAGGCATATATTCCAAACTTTTAGTAAAAGTTAAATAACAACATTTTGCATGTTTATAAAATATTCTATTTACTTTTCCTGGAATAGAATTCTGTTCGCATAAAAAAATCGGAATATGATTCCATTTAGCGACATATAAAACGGGCAAAGCGACAAATCCGCCCATTCCTATTATGCAAGCAGGCTTTTGTTTTTTTATTATTTCTTTTGCCTTAAATAAAGCGGGAATAAATTTCAATATAAAAGCTATATTTTTTAATATATTTCCAGGAGCGTTTATATTTATGCTATTAAAATTATAATGATTTGGAATTAAATTATAATCTTTTTGAGCGACAACGAGTCTTGGATTATGTCCTAATTTTTTTAAAAAGTCGTAAATAGAAATTGCGGGAGTTATATGCCCCGCCGTTCCTCCGCCGCATAATACTATATTCATAGCTCTCTCCTTTGAGTTATTTTTAATAAAATAGCAAACATAATCATATTTACGGCTAAAGCGTTTCGTCCATAGCTTATTATAGGCAAAGGCATTCCCGTTGTCGGAATCATAAGAGTCGCTACCATAATATTTAAATATGCTTGCAAACTTATAAATATAGTTATTCCGAAAGAAATATTTTTTAAAAATAAATCTTTAATTCGAGACGATATAATAAATCCTCTTATAGTAAAAGATAAAAAAAGCGATAGAATTATTATATCGCCAATCAAACCATATTTTTGAGAAACCGAAGCGAATATAAAATCTGTTAAAGCGGCTGGCAAATGAACGCTAATCTCTCCGATATTTTCATCGGGAATTCCATAAATTCCGCCATAATTAAAAGCCAATTTTGCTCTTCTTATTTGATAAATATCTTCTTCCGATTGATTTTTAGGGTCAAAATAAGCGTTTACTCTGCTTTTCATATACGGAACATTAAATACAAAAATAACGAATAAAGCTAAAAGAAATATAGCGGATATTATTAAAGTTTTATTTGGAATGCCCGCATAAGAAAATATTGAAAAGCCAACCATTGCAAATAATAAAGCCGTTCCCGAATCAGGCTCTATCAATATAAGAACCGAAATTAATAACAAAACTATAAGAGGAGGAAATAAACCTTTTTTAAAATCAAAAAGTTTTTCTCCTTTTTTACTTAAAACGCTTGCCAAATATATTGTAGTCGTTATCTTTGCAATTTCTGAAGGTTGAATTGTGAAACTTGAAGCGATTAAAATCCATCTTTTAGCGTAACTTCCTGGCACGGTTATTCCAAATATTAAAACGGCGACTAATAATAATAAAGTGACAACTAATAATAAAGGCACTATTTTATCGAGCAGATTAAAAAAGTCGGGCAATATAAGAATAAAAATCGTCATAACTAACATATATATAAGCAAATGCAAATGATTTTGAAAATACTGTCCGTTTGGCTCATGAAGAGTTTGCGCTCCGTAAATTGCCAAAAGTCCCGCAATCAATAACGCTATATATATTATAAGCAAATATTTATCGGGCATTAATTTTCTTCTTATCATAAAAAATCCGTTTTAAATTATTTTATAAATTAAAGACGCTTTCGCTTCTACAAAAGTTTTGCTGTTATAATTTGGAAGTCCGACATGCAAGCCTCCCGATAATAAAACATTTAACCTTAATCTGTCTTTTAAAAAATTAAAATAAATTATTCCCGCTATTCCTAATTTATGAGTCATTATTTTTGAGTTAAATAAATATGTTAAACTATAATATCCGCCTAAATATATAGGATTAATATTTGCAAGAATAAAAGCTTCGTCCATAATTTCAATTTCGCTCTGCTTATGCAATATTGAAGTTCTTGGCTCATAATAATAATTTCTATTTCCCGCAAAAATATAATTAAAGCTAAAATTATTTATAATTACAAGATTATTTAACTTAAAAACAATATACGGAGAGACATTAACCATAAAACCAAATGTGTTGTATTTTTGCTTTTTAAATAAAGCTTCGGCAGAGTAATCTATTCCTTCGTTTGTATCAAATCCCGCATAACCGAAATTCATGATATCATACATAATTATAAAATATCCGCCCGCTCTTATTCCGAAAAAAGATAAAGGTCTTATATCCGCATAAGCTCCAACCATATCTGAAGACAATGAAAAATTATTTTCAATTCCAAACTCTACTTTACTTCCGTCCCATAAAAAACCTTTTCTATTTTTATAAAAAGACATCCTATAATAAAATTTTGTTTCGGCGTTAAATTTAATCGGATTATAACCTCCAGAAGCGGTTTGCTCTATAAAAAGTTCATGCTTTCTTTTTGCAGGCGTTATATTATTAGTATTATTGGTAGATAAATTTGTAGGCGCTCTATTATATATGCTAAATACAGGCAAATCTCTTAAATTGATGTTAAAAAGGGTATTTATATTTGCATATACAAAATTAAAGCATAAAAAAAACGCCGCTATAATATTAATTTTTTTTAATTTCATTTATTCAACTTTATAAACATAATATTTTTATTTATATAATAATTTATATATTAAAAAAAGCAATATAAAATATTATAAAATTTTTTATTTAAAATCCTGCTAAATAAAACTAATTTATATGAAATGCAAAATTTGATTTTTTGCAAAAAATTCAAATAATATAAAATTAGAATAGACAATTAAAGGAATAAATTTTTCAACAACATTAAACAATTAACATAAACTTGTCAAA
Protein-coding regions in this window:
- a CDS encoding gamma-glutamyltransferase family protein, which encodes MNFDFYNNPYPSKRNSIFAKNGMVATSNILASEAGIEILKKGGNAIDSAIATAAALTVVEPTSNGLGGDAFAIIYFKNKIYAINGSGFSPKNLDIEKILSLNLNKIPLYGLIPITVGGIPATWAALNKRFGKLKLIEVLKPAIKYAEEGFAIQPTVALDWKEAFNIYLNASNNNKIEEFKYWFETFTFNGKPPELGDIVKLPYHAKTLKEIGETNSECFYRGEIAEKIDKFMKKHKGYLSKEDLNDYYPEWVEPIKTNYKGYDIYEIPPNGHGITVLMALNILENFEEINLHFQIESLKLAFADAKKYVADIKYMQTSIKEMLSKEYSKKRAKLISINKTLQPKENIFSSGDTVYLATADKDGNMVSFIQSNYTAFGSGIVIPKTGIALHNRGANFSLDRESDNFIAPRKKPYHTIIPGFLCKDNKPIGAFGVMGAFMQPQGHLQILTNMIDENLNPQSSLDKPRWQWVGEKTIEIENNFDNKIANKLSKLGHNIIRKSDKNYFGYFGRGQIIFKNENNILYGACESRADSGISVF
- a CDS encoding toxin A, producing MKLKKINIIAAFFLCFNFVYANINTLFNINLRDLPVFSIYNRAPTNLSTNNTNNITPAKRKHELFIEQTASGGYNPIKFNAETKFYYRMSFYKNRKGFLWDGSKVEFGIENNFSLSSDMVGAYADIRPLSFFGIRAGGYFIIMYDIMNFGYAGFDTNEGIDYSAEALFKKQKYNTFGFMVNVSPYIVFKLNNLVIINNFSFNYIFAGNRNYYYEPRTSILHKQSEIEIMDEAFILANINPIYLGGYYSLTYLFNSKIMTHKLGIAGIIYFNFLKDRLRLNVLLSGGLHVGLPNYNSKTFVEAKASLIYKII
- a CDS encoding PepSY-like domain-containing protein, with product MKQYKYFFIIIALFYNFLNAQDLPKNAFNFMHLVFPDFKINNISLEDDIYKVTLENEAIISFNGYGDWIKIDSSFEPIPQEVLPKKILNSISKNFKNPKIVYANKYDKIYEKLFFEVIIYDKYDIFAIYIKEDGEIIDIHFLKSM
- the murC gene encoding UDP-N-acetylmuramate--L-alanine ligase, which codes for MFTKKKEKIHFVGIGGIGMSAIASVLNAMGYTITGSDLSKTEKTKSLEKSGIKIFYGHKAKNIEDDIIAVVTSSAISPTNEEIIEAKKKKIMVISRGEMLAELMRLKYGIAISGSHGKTTTTSLISQIMVYADLNPICIIGGNHFNLKSNALCEDLNSEYLVCEADESDGSFLRLSPVINIVTNIDNDHLDYYKNVENLRVAFLEFINKVPFYGCSFLCFEDNVVKDLSKSAVKKYYSYGFSDKYDFYVDKNSIRIETSTTYFTAYYKNKSLGEFEIPLIGNHNILNSLASIGVCYHLDIDTKIIKEGLKTFEGVGRRLNKLYDKEIIIFDDYAHHPTEIKATLSSIKLAYKDRRIIAIFQPHRYSRTELLLNYFKDAFEYADNLIITDIYAAGENEIAGISGETIFDIVKNGNNKTKYIKNIDDIIPELDKMKKDGDIILTLGAGNISRISNEYAKKLLDS
- a CDS encoding FtsW/RodA/SpoVE family cell cycle protein — its product is MIRRKLMPDKYLLIIYIALLIAGLLAIYGAQTLHEPNGQYFQNHLHLLIYMLVMTIFILILPDFFNLLDKIVPLLLVVTLLLLVAVLIFGITVPGSYAKRWILIASSFTIQPSEIAKITTTIYLASVLSKKGEKLFDFKKGLFPPLIVLLLISVLILIEPDSGTALLFAMVGFSIFSYAGIPNKTLIISAIFLLALFVIFVFNVPYMKSRVNAYFDPKNQSEEDIYQIRRAKLAFNYGGIYGIPDENIGEISVHLPAALTDFIFASVSQKYGLIGDIIILSLFLSFTIRGFIISSRIKDLFLKNISFGITIFISLQAYLNIMVATLMIPTTGMPLPIISYGRNALAVNMIMFAILLKITQRREL
- a CDS encoding UDP-N-acetylglucosamine--N-acetylmuramyl-(pentapeptide) pyrophosphoryl-undecaprenol N-acetylglucosamine transferase codes for the protein MNIVLCGGGTAGHITPAISIYDFLKKLGHNPRLVVAQKDYNLIPNHYNFNSININAPGNILKNIAFILKFIPALFKAKEIIKKQKPACIIGMGGFVALPVLYVAKWNHIPIFLCEQNSIPGKVNRIFYKHAKCCYLTFTKSLEYMPKGKVFGNPVREDFFVVNRESARNVMRLKENEKLLVIMGGSQGALKLNELFFECIKPIQSKVENLRIVWLAGPKWANQMIEKVNIAKLNNITVHSYYRDMPTLMHAADFMVSRAGSSSISEILAVNLPSILIPFPYAANNHQYYNALDLSNKDMAYLMEEAELDKDKLSNIIIKNLNNNERLQTMRNNIKKNFTAKSVSSIVADIIDKLETDKIKIKK